The Sorangiineae bacterium MSr11367 genome window below encodes:
- a CDS encoding MBL fold metallo-hydrolase, with product MRHVLLTSIALVSIQLGCARAPQSSASQGAASAGGADSPRCTSPAAPRSANFALIVLGSGGPRSFGRAESSYVVLVDGIARVLVDVGPGAVLRLGQLGIDYRRLDTVLLTHLHIDHSADLPAYVKSRDLTYDEPLAFRFFGPDGGGEYPSTSAFVDRLLGARGAFAYLPKFRNELRLTTVDLPTDPGAPIHEVLREPDLHVTSVAVDHDDVPAVAFRIEHGGHSLVVSGDLASKNDNLIQLAAGADVLVYDTAVPDPPGSPPSLYALHTPPKRIGDVAAKAHVKSLILSHIPPSIEKGSEGVLRSVRASYGGPVHFAIDCLHVDLSSTK from the coding sequence ATGCGCCACGTGCTCCTCACCTCGATTGCGCTCGTCTCGATTCAGCTGGGGTGCGCACGTGCTCCCCAGAGTTCCGCGTCGCAGGGTGCGGCGTCGGCCGGGGGAGCGGACTCCCCTCGGTGCACGTCGCCCGCCGCCCCTAGGTCCGCGAACTTCGCGCTCATCGTGCTGGGCTCGGGCGGTCCGCGGAGCTTCGGCCGCGCAGAATCCAGCTACGTGGTCTTGGTCGATGGCATCGCACGCGTACTCGTCGACGTAGGCCCCGGTGCGGTGCTCCGCCTCGGCCAATTGGGCATCGATTACCGTCGCCTCGACACGGTCCTGCTCACGCACCTCCACATCGATCACAGCGCCGACCTACCCGCCTACGTGAAGTCGCGCGACCTGACCTACGACGAGCCCCTTGCATTCCGATTCTTCGGTCCCGATGGTGGCGGTGAATACCCGAGTACGAGCGCGTTCGTGGACCGCCTCCTCGGCGCACGCGGCGCGTTCGCGTATCTGCCCAAGTTCCGCAATGAATTGCGGCTCACGACGGTGGATTTGCCAACGGATCCCGGCGCGCCGATCCACGAGGTGCTACGCGAGCCGGACCTTCACGTGACCTCCGTGGCAGTGGACCACGACGACGTCCCCGCGGTCGCGTTCCGCATCGAGCACGGAGGCCACTCGCTGGTCGTTTCGGGCGACCTCGCGTCGAAGAACGACAACCTGATCCAGCTCGCGGCCGGCGCCGACGTCCTCGTTTACGACACCGCGGTGCCCGATCCCCCTGGCTCACCACCTTCGCTCTACGCGCTGCACACGCCGCCGAAGCGCATCGGCGACGTGGCGGCAAAGGCGCACGTCAAGTCGCTGATTTTGAGCCACATCCCGCCCTCGATCGAAAAGGGGAGCGAGGGTGTCCTCCGCTCCGTGCGCGCCTCGTACGGAGGCCCGGTCCACTTCGCGATCGATTGCCTTCACGTCGATCTGTCATCGACCAAGTAA
- a CDS encoding M1 family metallopeptidase encodes MKSVFKPVITNIAIGTMALAPMAACSTGDDAPALGMQGDKSDHTPRPDSPATPGSTNVAKIDKSAKPMEMPDTIWPKNYKLWFRPDAALKTFTGRADVEIDVLEPVSAITVAARDLKFAKGRTTLRALSDASKVIPLIPTPQTQGDFVQLRLGDGQVGPGKYQLHMEWDGKIQFSDAEYCPPDEVARNPLCSAATGIFKVGLASPDGVTSDAIVTQGETNYARQWFPGWDEPAFRLTFEVTAEVPGEWKAVSNGAPNTPIPLPDGYQQVSFEKTPAMPTYLLFFGGGKFDTLEDNFTSPLDGSQVHLRWFTPPGHASWANFAMQWTKESMDFYYKYTGIPLPFTKFDTVTANDSYDNKPNTGFGGMENWGAIFEFANAVLTKPGERPSPFAVYVVTHEIAHQWFGDLVTPDWWDNVWLNESFATWLGNRTVIEFHPEYLTFTDYANGKVNVFREDVRSTAVPVQRNLSDAGSFGFINPGIFVYTKGNYILQMLENYLGAEGMKKGLQIYLKNYGFGNATPSRLWSSLEQGSGKKVADIGDSFIRQTGMPLVTIDAQCTGNKTYVSIKQEAFPNQNAYPASKWNIPLTLAHGNGLQERKTIELSANAKQIELPGCTAVIANPTGLDYYVTNYSSPSWSALLAKVQAVASNKPLLANIANDALRLFNAGLISQAQYDQIKNVINVPAAQPQPLSSESPMLTHSLHYHGDLTLRENTSR; translated from the coding sequence ATGAAATCGGTCTTCAAACCCGTCATCACGAATATCGCGATCGGTACGATGGCGCTGGCCCCGATGGCCGCGTGCAGCACTGGGGATGACGCCCCCGCCCTTGGGATGCAAGGCGACAAAAGCGACCACACGCCGCGCCCCGACAGCCCGGCCACGCCAGGAAGTACCAATGTCGCCAAGATCGACAAGTCGGCCAAGCCCATGGAGATGCCCGACACGATCTGGCCGAAGAACTACAAGCTGTGGTTCCGCCCCGACGCGGCACTCAAGACCTTCACCGGGCGGGCAGACGTCGAAATCGACGTGCTCGAGCCCGTTAGTGCCATCACGGTCGCAGCGCGCGACCTCAAATTCGCCAAAGGCCGCACGACCCTGCGTGCGCTGTCCGACGCGTCGAAGGTGATTCCGCTGATCCCGACTCCGCAGACACAGGGCGATTTCGTCCAATTGCGCCTCGGTGACGGGCAGGTTGGCCCGGGCAAGTACCAGTTGCACATGGAGTGGGATGGCAAAATCCAGTTCTCCGATGCGGAATACTGCCCGCCGGACGAAGTGGCACGAAATCCGCTTTGCTCCGCCGCCACGGGCATCTTCAAAGTAGGACTCGCGTCACCCGATGGCGTAACGAGCGATGCGATCGTCACCCAGGGCGAAACGAACTATGCGCGCCAATGGTTTCCAGGCTGGGACGAACCCGCCTTCCGCCTGACCTTCGAGGTCACCGCCGAGGTGCCGGGAGAATGGAAGGCCGTGTCCAATGGCGCACCGAACACGCCCATCCCCTTGCCCGACGGCTACCAGCAGGTGTCGTTCGAGAAGACGCCGGCGATGCCGACGTATCTTCTCTTCTTCGGCGGCGGCAAGTTCGATACGCTCGAGGATAATTTCACGAGCCCGCTGGATGGGAGCCAAGTGCACCTGCGCTGGTTCACGCCACCCGGCCACGCCTCCTGGGCCAATTTTGCGATGCAGTGGACCAAGGAGTCGATGGACTTCTATTACAAGTACACGGGCATTCCGCTGCCGTTCACGAAGTTCGACACGGTGACGGCGAACGACAGCTACGACAACAAGCCCAACACCGGCTTTGGCGGCATGGAAAACTGGGGCGCGATCTTCGAATTCGCCAATGCCGTGTTGACCAAGCCCGGCGAGCGGCCCTCCCCCTTTGCGGTCTACGTCGTGACCCATGAAATCGCGCACCAATGGTTCGGCGATCTGGTGACGCCAGATTGGTGGGACAACGTCTGGCTCAACGAATCGTTCGCGACCTGGCTCGGAAACCGCACGGTGATCGAGTTCCACCCCGAGTACCTAACCTTTACGGATTATGCAAACGGCAAGGTCAACGTCTTCCGCGAGGACGTGCGCAGCACGGCGGTGCCGGTGCAGCGCAACCTGAGCGATGCCGGCTCCTTCGGGTTCATCAACCCGGGCATCTTCGTCTACACGAAGGGCAACTACATCTTGCAGATGCTCGAGAATTATCTCGGCGCCGAGGGGATGAAGAAGGGCCTCCAGATCTACCTGAAGAACTATGGCTTCGGGAACGCCACGCCGTCGCGGCTATGGAGTTCGCTCGAGCAGGGCAGCGGCAAGAAGGTGGCCGACATCGGCGACAGCTTCATCCGCCAAACCGGCATGCCGCTGGTGACCATCGACGCCCAATGCACGGGCAACAAAACGTATGTATCGATCAAGCAGGAGGCATTCCCGAATCAGAATGCGTATCCGGCGTCGAAATGGAATATTCCTTTGACCCTCGCTCATGGCAATGGGCTGCAAGAGCGCAAGACCATCGAACTGTCGGCCAACGCCAAGCAGATCGAGTTGCCGGGCTGCACGGCCGTGATCGCCAATCCGACGGGCTTGGATTACTACGTCACCAACTACAGCAGCCCGTCGTGGAGCGCTCTGCTGGCCAAGGTGCAAGCCGTTGCCAGCAACAAGCCGCTGCTCGCGAACATCGCCAACGACGCGTTGC